In Candidatus Manganitrophus morganii, the genomic window GGAGTTTGCCCGGGCTTATCCCGCGGCGGCCCCCTTCCTGGCCGACCGGGGGAGCGATCCCGATGTGGAGCGGCTGCTGGAAGGATTTGCCTTTCTGACCGGCCGGATTCGCCAGAAGCTCGATGATGAATTCCCCGAGCTGATCCATGCGCTCATGAGCCTCATGTGGCCGCACTATCTGCGGCCGATTCCGTCGATGTCGATCGTCGAGTTTACACCGATCACCGGGGCGGTCCGGGAGCGGCAACCGGTCCCGCGCGGAACCGAAGTCGCCTCCCTTCCGGTCGAAGGGATTCCCTGTCGATTCCGCACCGCTTTTGATCTCGATCTCTATCCTTTCAGCATAGAGGAAACGCTTGTCCAGACCTTACCCGACGGACGATCGGCCTTGCGTCTTCGATTCAAACTGAGCCCGGGAACGACCCTCTCGCAGGTTCGCCTGGAGACCCTTCGATTTTTCCTTCACGGCGACCCGGCCTACACCCTTTATCTTTGGCTTTGCCGGTATGTTTCCGAGGTTCGTGTTCGCGCCATCGTTCAGGGAAAACCTTCTCAGGAAAGCACCCTTCCTCCCGGCCGGATCGAGGCGGGGGGATTTTCCGAGGAGGAGGCGCTGCTTCCTTATCCCAAAGGGGCGTTCGACGGCTACCGATACCTCCAGGAGTACTTTACCTTTCCGGAAAAGTTCCTCTTTACGACCTTGACCGGTCTTCTTCCGGTGACCAAAACGATGAAGGGGGAGGCGTTTGAGATCGATTTTGTCTTCTCGCAGCCGCCGGCCGCTTCCCTTCACATCACCCGGGAGAATGTCCGTCTCTTCTGCACCCCGGTGGTCAATCTTTTTCAAATGGAATCCGATCCGATCCGGATCAACCATCAGCGGGTTGAATATCCGATCCGGCCCGCAGGGGCGAGTCCGATCCAGTATGAGACGTATTCGGTCGACCGGTCGGTGGGATGGGTCCGGGGGACGGCGGAGGAGCAGGAGTACCCGCCGTTCGTCTCCTTCCAGCATCACCTCGGTCCCGCGGGGCGCCGGCTCACCTATTATCAAACGCGGCTTCGGGGGGCGGTGGTGGGGGACGGAACCGACACCTCCGTTTCGTTTGTGAATGGGGAGCAGACGACGGTCGTGCCGCCGACCGAGACGGTCGTTTTCCACCTCACCTGCACGAACCGCGCGCTTCCCGGCAAGCTCCGTGTGGGAGACATCCAGGTCCCGACCGACCGCTCGCCGGAGTTCGCCCGGTTTCGGAATATTACCAAGGTGACCCCGGCGATCCGGCCCCCGGTGGGGGGGGATCTTTATTGGCGGCTGATCTCGCATCTTTCGCTCAACTATACCTCTCTTTCCAGCGTCGAAGCGCTGCGGGGGATTTTGGAGCTCTATAATTTCCCGTCGCTCTATGACCGGCAGGCGGGCCGGGCCAATGAGCGCCGGCTGGAAGGAATCATCGGAATCGAGAACCGGGGGGAGGATCTCCTCTTCCGCGGCGCGCCGGTGCGGGGGATCGCGACCTCTCTTTCCATGAAGGAGGATCACTTCGACGGGGAGGGGGATCTTTTCCTTTTCGCGACGGTGTTGAACGAGTTTTTGTCGCTTTACGTCTCCCTTAATTCTTTCAGCCGATTGACGGTGAAGGGGGTTCAACAAGGAGAGGTCTATTCATGGCCGCCGAGGATCGGTCGACAGATGGCCCTTTAGAAGGGCGGCCTTTTGAGGAGGCCGAGCGGTATTCGTTCTTCCAACTCGTCCGGCTGCTGGAGCGATACCATCAGCCGCGCGCGCGCGTCGGCGGCGAGGGACCGGCCTCGGGGGAGATCCTCCGGTTCCGGCCCGATGCGTCGCTCGGCTTTCCCGCCTCCGATGTGGTTTCGGTGGAGGAGATCCCGGCGGCCGAGGATCAGCCGGCCCGCGTTCGGATCACGACGAGCTTTCTCGGCCTCTATGGGAGTACTTCTCCCTTGCCGGTCTTTTATACGGAGGAGATGCTTCGCCGGGACCCCGACGAAGATCCGGTCCGGGCCTTCATCGATCTTTTTCACCATCGGCTCCTCTCTCTTTTCTACCGCTGCTGGGAGAAGTACCGGTATCACATTCAGTTCGAAGGGGAGGGGAAAGACGCCTTCTCCCGGCGGATGTTCGGCTTCATCGGCCTCGGCACCGCCGGCCTGACCGATCGGGTCGGGATTCCGGCCGCCCGTTTGATCCGGTATGCCGGGCTCCTGACGCAGAAGCCCCGCTCCGCCGCCGCGCTGGAGGGAATGGTCAGCGATTTCTTCGGCGGGATTCCGGTCCATGTCGTCCAATGGGTGGCCCGGTGGGTGACGATTCAACCGGAGCAGCGGATTCGGCTGGGAAGGGGGAACAACCGGCTCGGCGTCGACGCTTCGCTCGGGGAGAAGGTCTTGAGCCGAAGCGCCCAATTCCGGGTGGCGCTCGGCCCGATGCGATATGACGCCTATTTATCGTTTCTTCCGGATGGAGAATCGTTCCGGATGCTGAATGCGTTGATTGTCCTCTTCTTGAACGACCCTTTGGAGTTCGACATCGAATTGCAGGTGCATGGGGAAGAGATCTTGCCGCTTCAATTAAAGAGCCAGGGGGGAGGCCGGCTCGGCTGGACCACGTGGCTCCCGACGGAAAAATTCGAGGATGGGCGGGCGAAATCGGTGGTGTTGGAGAGAAGTTTAAATTAAGCGATCAGCGATCAGCCGTCCGCTTTCAGCTTAAAGATTTTAGAATCCTTTCGCTGAGAGCTGAGTGCTGACCGCTGAAAGCTTCCTTATAATAAGGAGATCATTATGATCGGTGTCGATATCAAATCTTTGCTTCGGCGTTTGAACCGTTTCTCCACCCGTTCCTTGGAGGCGGCGGCGGGGCTTTGCGTCTCGCGCAGCCATTATGAAGTCGGCGTTCCCCATCTGCTGATGCAGATGGCGGAGGACCCGGCCGCCGATATCCAGACGATCTTGAGACATTTCGGGATCGAGCCTTCCCGTCTTCAGAAAACGCTTCAGCGGGAGCTGGAGAGCCTTCGCAGCGGCAACGCCGGAAAGCCGGTTTTCTCCCCGACGCTCCTGGAGTGGGTGGAAGAGGCCTGGCTGATCGGATCGATCGATTTGGGTTTAAGCGAGATCCGCTCCGGGGCGCTGCTTGCGGCGCTGCTCGGAAATCCGAGCCGGTATGGCTTGGACGAGGCGGTCGAGTTATTGGAGGCGATCCGTCCCGATGAGTTGAAGAGAAAGTTTTCCGAAATCACCACCGGCTCTTCGGAGCAGGCGGCCGAGAGGCCGAAAGAAGGGGGAACAACCGGGGCGGCGTCGCGTGGAGAAGAGACGGCGCTCGGCCGGTTCACGATCGATTTTACGGCGCGGGCCCGCAGCGAGGAGATCGATCCGGTCTTCGGCCGCGATCGGGAGATCCGGCAGATGATCGACATCCTGGCGCGTCGCCGGAAGAACAACCCGATCGTCGTCGGCGAGGCGGGGGTCGGCAAGACCGCCGTCGTCGAGGGATTGGCGCTGAAGGTGGTCCAGGGGGACGTCCCCGACATTTTGAAGGGGGTCGATATCCTCGGCCTCGATATGGGGTTGCTCCAGGCGGGGGCCGGGGTGAAGGGAGAATTCGAGAATCGTCTCAAGTCGGTCATCAACGAGGTGAAGGCGTCGCCGAAGCCGATCGTCCTCTTCATCGATGAAGCGCATACGTTGATCGGGGCCGGCGGGGCCGCGGGGATGAGCGACGCGGCCAACCTGCTGAAGCCGGCGCTGGCCCGCGGCGAGCTGCGGACGATCGCCGCGACCACCTGGTCGGAATACAAAAAATATTTCGAGAAAGATGCCGCGCTGGCGCGGCGATTCCAGCTGGTCAGCCTCGAAGAGCCGTCGGAGGAGGGAGCGGTCGTCATTCTCCGCGGATTGCGGGAAAAATACGAAGCGTCGCACAAGATTCCAATTCTCGACGATGCCGTGGTGGCGGCGGCGAAGATGTCGAGCCGGTACATCTCCGGCCGGCAGCTTCCAGACAAGGCGGTCGATCTCCTCGATACCGCCGCGGCCCGGGTGAAGATCGGGATGACCAACCGGCCGAGCCACCTCGAAGACACCGAGCGGCGGATTCAGGTCCTGGAGCGGGAGCGGTCGGCCTATCAGCGCGACATGGCCGGCGGCGCCGAGATCGACCCGGTGCGGGTCCAAGAAGTCGACGAGGAGATCGCGGGGCTCCGGGACGAATTGTCCCAGCTGGAAAAACGTTGGAAAGAAGAAAAGGAAGCGGCCGAGCAGGTGAAGGGGCTTCGCGAGAAACTTTCCGCGGAGACGAATGCCTCGGCGCGGGAGCCGCTGCAGAAAGAGCTTAAAGCGGCCAAAGAGGCCCTTGCGAAGATTCAGGGAAATGATCCGCTGATCAAGATCGAGGTCGACTCCGACGTTATCGCGAAGGTGATCTCCGACTGGACCGGCATCCCGGTGGGGAAGATGGTCCAGGATGAGGCCCGGTCGGTCCTCGAATTAAACGGGCGGATGATCAACCGGATCAAAGGGCAGGACCATGCGATCGACTCGATCGCGCGGGGGATCCGGGCGGCCAAGGCGGGATTGGGAAATCCGCGGGCGCCGATGGGGGTGTTCCTCCTTGTCGGGCCGAGCGGCGTCGGCAAGACCGAAACGGCGCTCGGGCTCGCCGATCTTCTCTTCGGCGGAGAGCGCTTCATGGTGACGATCAACATGTCGGAGTTCCAGGAGAAGCACACCGTCTCGCGCCTGATCGGATCGCCTCCGGGGTATGTCGGCTATGGAGAAGGGGGAATCCTCACCGAAGCGGTCCGCCAGCGTCCTTACTCGGTGGTCCTCCTCGACGAGGTCGAGAAGGCCGACCCCGAAGTGCTCAACCTTTTTTACCAGGTCTTCGACAAGGGGATGCTCTCCGACGGCGAGGGACGGGTGATCGACTTCAAGAACACGATCATTCTCTTGACCAGCAACCTCGCCACCGACATCATCATGGAGTCCTGCGCCGACGGCAACCGGCCGGCGGTGGACGATCTCAGCAGCGCCATCCGGCCGGTGTTGAGCAAACATTTCAAACCGGCGCTCCTTGCGCGGATGACCGTTGTTCCCTATTATCCGATCGACGCGACCGCCATGAAGGGGATCGTCGAATTGAAATTGCGCCAGGTCGGCGCGCGGCTGATGGAGAGTCAGCGGATGGTTCTGGAGTACGATCCGTCGGTGGTGGAGCAGATCGTCCAGCGCTGCACCGAGGTAGAGACCGGCGCGCGGAACGTCGATCACATTCTCCAGGGGACGCTGCTGCCGAAGATCTCGACCGAGATCCTGGAGCGGATCGGGGGGGGGCCGCTGCCGGACAAATTGAGTTTAGGATTGGACGACAATGGTGGGTTTAAGCTGACGTTCGGGGAAATAAGTCATTAGGGAAGCGATCAGCGATCAGCTTTCAGCCGTCAGCTAATGATTTAGATGCTTCAAGCTGAAAGCTGAGTGCTGACGGCTGACAGCCATCTTCTTACCCGGAAGCCAGGCCAATGAAAGATTTCCGAGAACTCAAGGTTTGGGAAAAGGGACATGAATTAACGCTTTCAATTTACCAAGCGACCTTATCTTTTCCAAAAGAAGAGCGATATGGGTTAACGAGTCAAATTCGTCGGTCGAGTGCTTCTATTCCCGCCAATATAGCAGAGGGATGTGGCCGATTTGGTGATGCCGAATTTGCAAGATTCCTTCAGATCGCAATGGGCTCTGCAAGTGAGACAGAGTATCACATCCTGCTGGCACGGGATCTGAAATTCATTAAAGATGAAGATTATAGACACCTTGAACAACAAGTCATAGAAGTAAAACGAATGCTCTCATCCTTTATTGAGAAGCTGAGGGGAGAATGAAGCTGTCAGCGATCAGCTTTCAGCTAAAAGTAAAAAAAAGTGTTTTAAAATATCTGGGTTTTTTTAAGCTGACCGCTGAAAGCTGAATGCTGACAGCTTCATTTTGGAGTCTTCCATGGCCATCATCCGAGCAAAAAATGAGACCGACTATGCCCTCAAGATCGACGGGCAGGCAGCCGATCTGCTGAAGGTGGTCCGTTTCTCCGGAACAGAGGCGGTCTCGGAGCTGTTTCACTTCAGCGTCGATCTGGCTTCGAAGAACGGGGGGATTAACTTCGACGACGTTCTCGGGAAGCCTGCCGCCCTGACGCTGCGCGGGTCGGTGGGGAAGCGGATCGTCCACGGGCTGGTCCACTCTTTCGAGCAGACCGGGAATATCGCGTCTTGGACCTGTTATCGGGCCGGGATCGTTCCAACTGTCTGGCCTCTCTCGCGTCTCGCCGACTGCCGGATTTTCCAGAACCTGAACATCCCCGATATCATTAAGAAGGTCCTCACCGACAGGGGGATTTCAAGCGATCAATTCCGGTTTTCGACAAAGCGGAGCTACAAACCGCGCGACTACTGCGTTCAGTACCGGGAGAGCGACCTTTCCTTCATCACCCGGCTGATGGAGCAATACGGCCTCTTCTACTTTTTCGAGCATACCGTCGAGAAGGATGTGATGGTCATCGGAGACGACTCGGTGGCGCACGTGGCGATCGAGGGGAAAGAGCAGGTGCTCTATTCCACGGGGGGATCGCCTGAGGGAGAGACGGTGACTGAATTCCGATTCAATCAGGGGATCCGCTCCGGCGCCGTTGTTCTGCGCGACTATGACTTTAAAAAACCGCAACTGAAGCTCGACCAGACCGCAACGGCGGC contains:
- the tssF gene encoding type VI secretion system baseplate subunit TssF; the protein is MAFNKYYQDELTFLREMGREFARAYPAAAPFLADRGSDPDVERLLEGFAFLTGRIRQKLDDEFPELIHALMSLMWPHYLRPIPSMSIVEFTPITGAVRERQPVPRGTEVASLPVEGIPCRFRTAFDLDLYPFSIEETLVQTLPDGRSALRLRFKLSPGTTLSQVRLETLRFFLHGDPAYTLYLWLCRYVSEVRVRAIVQGKPSQESTLPPGRIEAGGFSEEEALLPYPKGAFDGYRYLQEYFTFPEKFLFTTLTGLLPVTKTMKGEAFEIDFVFSQPPAASLHITRENVRLFCTPVVNLFQMESDPIRINHQRVEYPIRPAGASPIQYETYSVDRSVGWVRGTAEEQEYPPFVSFQHHLGPAGRRLTYYQTRLRGAVVGDGTDTSVSFVNGEQTTVVPPTETVVFHLTCTNRALPGKLRVGDIQVPTDRSPEFARFRNITKVTPAIRPPVGGDLYWRLISHLSLNYTSLSSVEALRGILELYNFPSLYDRQAGRANERRLEGIIGIENRGEDLLFRGAPVRGIATSLSMKEDHFDGEGDLFLFATVLNEFLSLYVSLNSFSRLTVKGVQQGEVYSWPPRIGRQMAL
- the tssG gene encoding type VI secretion system baseplate subunit TssG — protein: MAAEDRSTDGPLEGRPFEEAERYSFFQLVRLLERYHQPRARVGGEGPASGEILRFRPDASLGFPASDVVSVEEIPAAEDQPARVRITTSFLGLYGSTSPLPVFYTEEMLRRDPDEDPVRAFIDLFHHRLLSLFYRCWEKYRYHIQFEGEGKDAFSRRMFGFIGLGTAGLTDRVGIPAARLIRYAGLLTQKPRSAAALEGMVSDFFGGIPVHVVQWVARWVTIQPEQRIRLGRGNNRLGVDASLGEKVLSRSAQFRVALGPMRYDAYLSFLPDGESFRMLNALIVLFLNDPLEFDIELQVHGEEILPLQLKSQGGGRLGWTTWLPTEKFEDGRAKSVVLERSLN
- the tssH gene encoding type VI secretion system ATPase TssH encodes the protein MIGVDIKSLLRRLNRFSTRSLEAAAGLCVSRSHYEVGVPHLLMQMAEDPAADIQTILRHFGIEPSRLQKTLQRELESLRSGNAGKPVFSPTLLEWVEEAWLIGSIDLGLSEIRSGALLAALLGNPSRYGLDEAVELLEAIRPDELKRKFSEITTGSSEQAAERPKEGGTTGAASRGEETALGRFTIDFTARARSEEIDPVFGRDREIRQMIDILARRRKNNPIVVGEAGVGKTAVVEGLALKVVQGDVPDILKGVDILGLDMGLLQAGAGVKGEFENRLKSVINEVKASPKPIVLFIDEAHTLIGAGGAAGMSDAANLLKPALARGELRTIAATTWSEYKKYFEKDAALARRFQLVSLEEPSEEGAVVILRGLREKYEASHKIPILDDAVVAAAKMSSRYISGRQLPDKAVDLLDTAAARVKIGMTNRPSHLEDTERRIQVLERERSAYQRDMAGGAEIDPVRVQEVDEEIAGLRDELSQLEKRWKEEKEAAEQVKGLREKLSAETNASAREPLQKELKAAKEALAKIQGNDPLIKIEVDSDVIAKVISDWTGIPVGKMVQDEARSVLELNGRMINRIKGQDHAIDSIARGIRAAKAGLGNPRAPMGVFLLVGPSGVGKTETALGLADLLFGGERFMVTINMSEFQEKHTVSRLIGSPPGYVGYGEGGILTEAVRQRPYSVVLLDEVEKADPEVLNLFYQVFDKGMLSDGEGRVIDFKNTIILLTSNLATDIIMESCADGNRPAVDDLSSAIRPVLSKHFKPALLARMTVVPYYPIDATAMKGIVELKLRQVGARLMESQRMVLEYDPSVVEQIVQRCTEVETGARNVDHILQGTLLPKISTEILERIGGGPLPDKLSLGLDDNGGFKLTFGEISH
- a CDS encoding four helix bundle protein; this encodes MKDFRELKVWEKGHELTLSIYQATLSFPKEERYGLTSQIRRSSASIPANIAEGCGRFGDAEFARFLQIAMGSASETEYHILLARDLKFIKDEDYRHLEQQVIEVKRMLSSFIEKLRGE